One Borreliella chilensis DNA window includes the following coding sequences:
- a CDS encoding UDP-N-acetylmuramyl peptide synthase translates to MNKKLNDVLLKLDQDLIKHVKGSLDLEILGATYSSKLVLSGYVFFALSGIHFDGHDFIEMAIQKGSNVIVYSRDLDFYRSNVTYIKVDGLNIRKFMSNFSNVFYDEPSKKLKVIGVTGTDGKSSVCYYIYLLFKKKGVKVGFISTVFFDDGSGSLIKNPYRQSTPESTEIHLILSNMVRNGVQYAILESTSHGLDLETARLIDVNYFAVVFTNIGHEHLEFHGTIQNYLNVKLGLFRSVKDDDGFGVVNLDDSYSSEFKNAVKKSFTYSLKSSQADFFVSFIDEKIDSTRFEFYYKGVKYSANVNLLGSFNVENIMAALIVVSQILNSDIQEIVDKLICIKSLDGRMDSINLGQNFSVIIDYAHTPGAFSKLFPIFKRFAKNRLIAVFGSAGERDVAKRFLQGQISDIYSDLIVLCDEDPRGENSMCIIKDIAKGIVNKVVNQNLFLIPNRRQAIEKAISLAKAGDLVVALGKGHESSIIYENREIFWNEKEIVKNAISSLEK, encoded by the coding sequence ATGAATAAAAAACTTAATGATGTTTTATTAAAATTAGATCAGGATTTAATAAAACATGTAAAAGGTTCTCTTGATTTAGAGATATTAGGAGCTACTTACAGTTCTAAATTGGTTTTATCCGGGTACGTGTTTTTTGCTCTTTCAGGAATCCATTTTGATGGACATGATTTTATTGAAATGGCAATTCAAAAGGGTAGCAATGTTATTGTGTATTCAAGAGATTTAGATTTTTACAGATCCAATGTTACTTATATTAAGGTAGATGGTTTAAACATAAGAAAATTTATGTCTAATTTTTCAAATGTTTTTTATGATGAGCCTTCAAAAAAATTAAAAGTTATTGGAGTTACTGGTACTGACGGTAAAAGTTCTGTTTGTTATTATATATACTTACTTTTTAAAAAAAAGGGCGTTAAAGTAGGTTTTATATCGACAGTCTTTTTTGATGATGGGAGTGGGAGTTTGATTAAAAATCCTTATAGGCAATCAACTCCTGAGTCTACAGAAATACATTTAATTTTAAGCAATATGGTTAGAAATGGCGTTCAATATGCAATTCTTGAATCCACTTCTCATGGGCTTGATCTTGAAACAGCAAGGCTTATTGATGTTAATTATTTTGCTGTTGTTTTTACTAATATTGGACATGAACATCTTGAATTTCATGGTACAATCCAAAATTATTTAAATGTGAAATTAGGCCTTTTTCGATCTGTTAAGGATGACGATGGTTTTGGTGTTGTTAATCTTGACGACTCTTATTCTTCTGAGTTTAAGAACGCTGTTAAAAAGTCTTTTACTTATAGCTTAAAAAGTAGCCAAGCAGATTTTTTTGTCAGTTTTATTGATGAAAAAATAGATTCTACCAGATTTGAATTTTATTACAAAGGAGTTAAATATTCTGCTAATGTCAACCTATTGGGGAGCTTTAATGTTGAGAATATAATGGCTGCTCTTATTGTAGTTTCTCAAATTTTAAATAGCGATATTCAAGAAATTGTTGACAAGCTTATTTGCATTAAAAGTCTTGATGGTCGTATGGATAGCATTAATTTGGGGCAAAATTTTTCTGTAATCATTGATTATGCTCATACCCCGGGTGCTTTTTCTAAACTTTTCCCTATTTTTAAAAGATTTGCTAAAAATAGATTGATTGCTGTTTTTGGTTCTGCAGGAGAAAGAGATGTTGCAAAAAGATTTTTGCAAGGACAAATTTCAGATATTTATTCTGATTTAATAGTGCTTTGCGATGAGGATCCAAGAGGTGAGAATAGCATGTGTATAATTAAAGATATTGCGAAAGGAATTGTGAATAAAGTTGTAAATCAGAATTTATTTCTTATTCCTAATAGAAGGCAGGCTATTGAAAAAGCAATAAGTCTTGCAAAGGCAGGAGATTTGGTTGTAGCTTTAGGCAAAGGCCATGAAAGTTCAATAATTTATGAAAATAGAGAAATTTTTTGGAATGAAAAAGAGATAGTTAAAAATGCTATTTCAAGTTTAGAGAAATAA
- a CDS encoding membane protease HflC, translating to MKFIINFLLSTAKIITFTVVICLTILSIFQPIYILKENEISITTRLGKIQRTENLAGLKYKIPLIENVQIFPKIILRWDGEPQRIPTGGEEKQLIWIDTTARWKIADINKFYTTIKTMNRAYIRIDAAIEPAVRGVIAKYPLLEIIRSSNDPIQRLANGVLTPQEAKIDSIYKITKGRKIIEKEIISIANGNTKDIGIEIVDVLIRKVTYDPSLIESVNNRMISERQQIAEEQRSMGLAEKTEILGSIEKEKLKLLSEAKATAAKIKAEGDREAAIIYSNAYGKNIGFYKFWQALESYKAVLKDKRKIFSTDMDFFKYLHNRN from the coding sequence ATGAAATTTATAATAAATTTTTTATTGTCTACTGCAAAAATTATAACTTTTACAGTAGTAATTTGCTTAACTATTTTGTCTATTTTCCAACCAATTTATATTTTAAAAGAAAATGAAATTTCAATAACCACTCGACTTGGAAAGATTCAAAGAACTGAAAATTTAGCTGGACTTAAATACAAAATCCCATTAATTGAGAATGTACAAATATTCCCTAAAATTATTCTTAGATGGGATGGAGAACCTCAAAGAATTCCGACAGGGGGAGAAGAAAAGCAATTAATATGGATCGATACAACAGCTAGATGGAAAATTGCAGACATAAATAAATTTTATACAACAATAAAAACAATGAATAGAGCTTACATAAGAATTGACGCAGCAATTGAACCAGCTGTTAGAGGTGTTATTGCAAAATATCCTTTGCTTGAAATCATAAGAAGCTCAAACGATCCAATTCAACGCTTAGCTAATGGAGTATTAACTCCACAAGAAGCAAAAATTGATAGTATCTATAAAATAACAAAAGGACGAAAGATAATAGAAAAAGAAATAATTAGTATAGCAAATGGCAATACCAAGGATATCGGAATTGAGATTGTAGATGTACTAATCAGAAAAGTTACTTATGATCCAAGCCTTATTGAATCTGTAAACAACAGAATGATTTCAGAAAGACAACAAATAGCAGAAGAACAAAGAAGTATGGGACTTGCTGAAAAAACAGAAATTCTTGGAAGCATAGAAAAAGAAAAGCTAAAGTTATTAAGCGAAGCAAAAGCCACTGCTGCAAAAATAAAAGCTGAGGGAGACCGGGAAGCTGCAATAATTTATTCAAATGCATATGGTAAAAATATTGGATTTTACAAATTTTGGCAAGCATTAGAAAGCTATAAAGCAGTATTAAAAGATAAAAGAAAAATCTTCTCAACAGACATGGATTTCTTTAAATATCTGCACAATAGAAATTGA
- a CDS encoding D-alanyl-alanine synthetase A (D-alanine--D-alanine ligase; DdlA; DdlB; cytoplasmic; catalyzes the formation of D-alanyl-D-alanine from two D-alanines in peptidoglycan synthesis; there are two forms of this enzyme in Escherichia coli) has protein sequence MKKNLMLIFGGVSFEHEISCKSAYSIYLALLGLNKYNVYPVYIDKFTGIWYLLDSVSESPKPLNIDVLPTVSLLPGFGIFSNNKNLGIDVVFPVVHGRTGEDGAIQGILKVMDIPCVGAGILGSAISSNKYFCKLLLKSFNIPLVPFIGFRQYDYLLDKEDVKRNVKEVLGYPVIVKPAILGSSIGINVAYDENQIESFIDEALKYDLTIVIEKFIDAREIECSIIGNEKMKIFSPGEVVVQDFIFYDYDAKYSVMPGNSIIFNIPANLETNQLLTIKEYAFIAYKNLELRGMARVDFFVEKKSGAIYLNEINTIPGFTDISMFSKMCGHDGLQFKDLVDSLIDYAFQSYINRKKRINFEY, from the coding sequence TTGAAAAAAAATCTTATGTTAATATTTGGCGGTGTTTCTTTTGAACATGAAATTTCTTGTAAATCTGCTTATAGCATTTATTTAGCTCTTTTAGGCCTAAATAAATACAATGTTTATCCTGTTTATATTGATAAGTTTACAGGTATTTGGTATTTACTAGATTCTGTTTCTGAGTCTCCAAAACCTCTTAATATAGATGTTTTGCCTACTGTTAGTTTATTGCCGGGTTTTGGAATTTTTTCAAATAATAAAAATCTTGGAATTGATGTTGTTTTTCCTGTTGTTCATGGAAGAACTGGAGAAGATGGTGCTATTCAAGGAATTTTAAAAGTTATGGACATTCCTTGCGTTGGTGCTGGTATTTTAGGAAGCGCCATTTCTAGTAATAAGTATTTTTGCAAACTTTTGCTTAAAAGTTTTAATATTCCTTTAGTGCCTTTTATTGGATTTAGACAATATGATTATCTTTTAGACAAAGAGGATGTAAAAAGAAATGTAAAGGAAGTTTTAGGCTATCCCGTTATTGTTAAGCCTGCAATATTAGGATCTTCGATTGGAATAAATGTGGCTTATGATGAAAATCAGATTGAATCTTTTATTGATGAAGCTTTAAAGTATGACCTTACTATTGTAATAGAGAAATTTATTGATGCTAGAGAGATTGAATGTTCTATTATTGGGAACGAAAAGATGAAAATATTTTCTCCTGGGGAAGTTGTTGTTCAGGATTTTATATTTTATGACTATGATGCCAAATATTCTGTTATGCCCGGGAATTCTATTATCTTTAACATTCCTGCAAACCTTGAAACAAATCAGTTATTAACTATTAAAGAGTATGCCTTTATTGCTTATAAGAATTTAGAACTCAGAGGTATGGCAAGAGTTGATTTTTTTGTTGAAAAAAAATCAGGAGCAATTTATCTTAATGAAATAAATACTATTCCAGGATTTACTGATATATCTATGTTTTCTAAAATGTGTGGTCATGATGGTCTTCAGTTTAAAGATTTGGTAGACAGTTTAATTGATTATGCTTTTCAAAGTTATATTAATAGGAAAAAAAGGATTAATTTTGAATATTAA
- a CDS encoding hemolysin, which yields MLELIVILLFIILSAIFSASETAYTSLSIIQIQDLRKKGKSGISVYNLVQSHSKLITTILIGNNISNIVATTLTTKFVLEKYGNSALAISTGLITIIVLIFAEILPKQIAILNNEIIALSTSFFLKPLIFLFGPLIYIINEIIKKILNILKIKTSHKMTKESIKSMLSLAGNLGILKNDSRIFMQKMLDIDQVRASEIMTHRTEVFSLSSSSKLKDVIKLIKEEGYSRIPIYKGQNREQIIGILIAKDLIEINKKDMNKNVSQFIKPAVFVQQNKRIKDILDIMRKKQKIMAIVIDEYGGFSGILTIEDIVEKIFGAISDEYDIKEEKTLITKINDNTYLILGETTFDEIEETIGISIKHKEYTNTIGGYLIDLLDKIPTKEETVKTKDGEYFIKEIQNNKIETITFIKSKK from the coding sequence ATGTTAGAATTAATCGTGATATTACTATTTATAATATTATCTGCCATTTTCTCAGCATCCGAAACAGCTTACACTTCTTTAAGCATAATTCAGATACAAGATCTAAGAAAAAAAGGCAAATCAGGAATATCGGTATACAACCTGGTTCAATCACATTCAAAATTAATCACCACCATTCTTATTGGCAACAACATATCAAATATTGTTGCAACCACACTTACAACAAAATTTGTACTTGAAAAATATGGAAATAGCGCCCTTGCAATTTCAACAGGTCTAATCACAATAATCGTTTTAATTTTTGCAGAAATACTTCCAAAACAAATTGCAATTCTAAATAATGAAATTATTGCCTTATCAACTTCATTTTTTTTAAAACCATTAATTTTCTTATTTGGTCCATTAATATATATAATAAACGAAATAATAAAAAAAATATTAAATATCTTAAAAATTAAAACAAGCCATAAAATGACTAAAGAAAGCATAAAAAGCATGCTCTCTTTAGCAGGAAATTTAGGAATTTTAAAAAACGACTCTAGAATATTTATGCAAAAAATGTTAGACATAGATCAAGTAAGAGCTTCTGAGATAATGACTCACAGAACAGAGGTTTTTTCACTCTCAAGCTCATCGAAACTAAAAGATGTAATTAAATTGATCAAAGAAGAAGGATACTCCAGAATTCCTATATACAAAGGACAAAACAGAGAACAAATAATTGGAATTTTAATAGCTAAAGACCTCATCGAAATCAATAAAAAGGATATGAATAAAAACGTTTCTCAATTTATTAAACCAGCTGTATTTGTACAACAAAACAAAAGAATAAAAGACATACTAGATATTATGAGGAAAAAACAAAAAATAATGGCAATCGTAATTGACGAGTATGGCGGTTTCTCAGGAATACTTACAATAGAAGATATAGTAGAAAAAATTTTTGGAGCAATCTCTGATGAATATGACATTAAAGAAGAAAAAACTCTAATTACCAAAATTAACGACAATACTTACTTAATACTTGGCGAAACTACTTTTGACGAGATTGAAGAGACAATTGGAATATCTATTAAGCACAAAGAATACACAAATACAATTGGGGGTTACTTAATAGATCTACTTGATAAAATACCAACAAAAGAAGAAACAGTAAAAACAAAAGATGGGGAATATTTTATTAAGGAAATTCAAAACAATAAAATTGAAACAATAACTTTTATCAAATCTAAAAAGTAG
- a CDS encoding membrane protein — translation MIIKILLLLLINPTSAPIAPNKIEKNISNLNNKITSIETEKNIKAHIKKINQLSKGQEKIINTFNYIKEYFNTNEIKYMEYSLQEIGFIGYSQKIIHSKIKGKSVSTYNIIIPIKIQNNLKNNLAIGIAIEFLSKLKNTNPENNLNFFFIEDDSLEQNTIISSRILLSNNYLGKNTNTIYLMLSENKIKNKICLENESYITNSKTNLEFLKAIIKNFEKNKLDFNTTKITEKKLNNLYNLYRDESIPFLIINNNLKSILTRNKNTIFEIYKSIEEALTSEYKSKNTDEIHYIIIDAPFKKIIINEIALIALIYICYNLIIIVFIRKFKEAGLVIKKVKNNYYKLVRLFFTLFLSTYLSLLITNKIFVNYDNTTAYNITNPKYLITFFATLLIHNLLSLFTYNFTIHLNSRQLKYLAISTSIVELIILMFIKIEFILIIIIKSILLLIKPNKNNIIQKITVITIWIINFVLTTLIQNTTSITNTLTLSYIISICLFSTILINISEHLKSKFSKIKQNFKKAEKLSLVTFFLIIAIIISSNIDKKHEIQIEQTVSFPEKTNKIKIEYLKGNKNPIQIISNDFNLTLQANEKTLKTSIKADDDLMNIDFKKIDIAERAVYSIDLVTQKIANQIELHFKNASKLIIYQSNTPYKILANKIIFSLKNINSKKTTIAFTLKSQDDIAYEAFANLHTKKNQVKIYNKTTNKEEKNIKINYSCRIKYSGILPKAEKYKNLEYFKLKDDKEIENLKTLKLN, via the coding sequence ATGATAATTAAAATATTATTATTGTTATTAATTAACCCAACAAGCGCCCCTATTGCACCAAATAAGATAGAAAAAAATATATCCAATTTAAACAATAAAATTACAAGCATAGAAACTGAAAAGAATATAAAGGCGCATATTAAAAAAATTAATCAATTAAGTAAAGGACAAGAAAAAATAATAAACACTTTTAATTATATAAAAGAATATTTTAATACAAATGAAATTAAATATATGGAATATTCTTTACAAGAAATTGGATTTATTGGATATTCGCAAAAAATAATACATTCCAAAATTAAAGGCAAAAGTGTATCTACTTACAATATAATCATTCCGATTAAAATACAAAATAATTTAAAAAATAATTTAGCAATTGGAATTGCTATTGAGTTTTTGAGTAAACTTAAAAATACTAACCCTGAAAACAATCTAAATTTTTTTTTTATTGAAGATGATTCTTTAGAACAAAATACAATAATTAGCAGCAGAATTTTGCTTAGCAATAATTATTTAGGGAAAAATACAAATACAATATACCTAATGCTAAGCGAAAATAAAATAAAAAATAAAATTTGCTTAGAAAATGAATCTTACATAACAAATTCAAAAACAAACTTGGAATTTTTAAAAGCTATTATAAAAAATTTTGAAAAAAATAAACTTGATTTTAATACAACAAAAATAACTGAAAAAAAATTAAACAATTTATATAATCTATATCGGGATGAATCAATACCATTTTTGATAATAAATAACAATTTAAAGTCTATATTAACCCGAAATAAAAATACTATTTTTGAAATTTATAAATCAATCGAAGAGGCATTAACTAGTGAGTACAAAAGTAAAAATACTGATGAGATACACTACATTATAATTGATGCACCTTTTAAAAAAATAATAATCAATGAAATTGCTTTAATAGCATTAATTTACATTTGTTACAATTTGATTATAATCGTATTTATTAGAAAATTTAAAGAAGCTGGATTGGTAATAAAGAAAGTAAAAAATAATTACTACAAATTGGTAAGATTATTTTTTACCCTATTTTTAAGCACATATCTATCGCTATTAATTACAAATAAAATATTTGTAAACTATGACAACACAACAGCCTATAACATAACAAATCCTAAATATCTTATAACTTTTTTTGCAACTTTACTTATACATAATCTTTTATCTCTTTTCACATATAATTTCACAATACATTTAAATTCAAGACAACTTAAATATCTGGCAATATCAACCTCTATTGTCGAACTAATAATATTAATGTTTATTAAAATAGAATTTATATTAATAATTATTATAAAAAGCATCCTGCTATTAATAAAACCAAACAAAAATAATATCATCCAAAAAATAACAGTAATAACCATTTGGATAATCAATTTTGTATTAACAACATTAATACAAAATACTACATCAATCACTAACACACTTACGCTAAGCTATATAATCTCAATTTGTCTTTTTTCTACTATACTTATTAACATCTCCGAACATTTAAAATCCAAGTTTTCAAAAATAAAACAAAATTTTAAAAAAGCTGAAAAACTTAGTCTTGTAACTTTTTTTTTAATAATTGCAATCATAATATCTAGCAATATTGATAAAAAACATGAAATACAAATAGAACAAACAGTTAGCTTTCCAGAAAAAACAAATAAAATAAAAATCGAATACCTAAAAGGTAATAAAAATCCCATCCAAATAATTTCAAATGATTTTAACTTAACCTTACAAGCAAACGAAAAAACATTAAAAACTAGCATTAAAGCCGATGATGACTTAATGAATATTGATTTTAAAAAAATAGATATAGCAGAAAGAGCTGTTTATAGCATAGATTTAGTTACTCAAAAAATTGCAAATCAAATCGAGCTGCATTTTAAAAACGCATCTAAGCTAATAATTTATCAAAGTAATACTCCTTATAAAATATTAGCTAATAAAATTATCTTTTCACTTAAAAATATTAATTCTAAAAAAACAACAATTGCATTCACTCTTAAATCTCAAGATGACATAGCATATGAAGCATTTGCAAATCTTCATACTAAAAAAAATCAAGTTAAAATTTACAATAAAACCACTAATAAAGAAGAAAAAAATATAAAAATAAATTACTCTTGCAGGATAAAATATTCAGGGATATTGCCTAAAGCAGAAAAATATAAAAATCTTGAATATTTCAAACTAAAAGATGATAAAGAGATTGAAAATCTAAAAACTTTAAAATTAAATTAA
- a CDS encoding nucleotidyltransferase, which translates to MKGIILAAGYGTRFLPITKTIPKEMLPILNKPAIDYIIQEFIDSGIKDILIISSRRKKVLEDYFDKEIELENIFLKENKKNELEMIKNKNINTSFIRQKEMLGTGNALLYAKPWINREPVIVAYPDDLHIGNTPLSLQLIKLHEKTGQNILSIIENPENLNRYGIIDLYKDKIHVKNIVEKPKIGSEPSNKASIGRFLYNYEFFEHLEEGFKLHQKGEYYHTYALKKLMDQKKVLYKNIEGKRIDIGTIEGYLEAIINFAKKDKNLIKIIKKEINEND; encoded by the coding sequence ATGAAAGGCATTATTCTAGCAGCTGGGTATGGAACAAGATTTTTACCAATAACAAAAACAATTCCAAAAGAAATGCTACCAATTTTAAACAAACCAGCCATAGATTACATTATCCAAGAATTTATCGATTCAGGAATAAAAGACATTTTAATAATAAGCTCAAGACGAAAAAAAGTTCTTGAGGATTATTTTGATAAAGAAATTGAACTCGAAAATATTTTTTTAAAAGAAAATAAAAAAAATGAATTAGAAATGATCAAAAACAAAAACATTAATACAAGTTTCATAAGGCAAAAAGAAATGTTGGGCACAGGAAATGCACTACTTTATGCAAAACCTTGGATAAATAGAGAACCTGTGATTGTAGCTTATCCTGACGATCTTCACATAGGAAATACCCCATTAAGCTTACAATTGATCAAGCTTCATGAAAAAACTGGTCAAAATATATTATCTATTATTGAAAATCCAGAGAATCTAAACAGATATGGGATAATAGATCTCTACAAAGATAAAATACATGTAAAAAATATTGTTGAAAAACCAAAAATTGGAAGTGAGCCCAGCAATAAAGCATCTATTGGAAGATTTTTGTATAACTATGAGTTTTTTGAACATTTAGAAGAAGGATTCAAATTGCACCAAAAAGGGGAATATTACCACACTTATGCTTTAAAAAAGCTGATGGATCAAAAAAAAGTATTATATAAAAATATTGAGGGGAAAAGAATTGACATAGGTACTATTGAAGGTTATTTAGAAGCAATAATAAATTTCGCAAAAAAAGATAAAAATCTAATAAAAATTATAAAAAAAGAGATTAATGAAAACGATTAA
- a CDS encoding methyltransferase — protein MFFKIGLKSSFMYVSSGKYKGRKVLFPKTGGVRPVMSLVREAFFSIIFKDIINSKFLDVFAGTGIMSVEALSRGAGLAHLVECNKKTKIALVKNFSFVEEPYRFFFQTAEDFLGKKDLFYDFIYLDPPFNYKNKVNLLEIILKGKILNDKVNIIMHCPFSEDLDINTSKLSVYNLKRYGGSKLIFLRIL, from the coding sequence ATGTTTTTTAAAATTGGTTTAAAATCTTCATTTATGTATGTAAGTTCGGGTAAATATAAAGGTAGAAAAGTTTTATTTCCTAAAACAGGTGGTGTTCGCCCCGTGATGTCTCTTGTCAGAGAAGCATTTTTTTCTATTATTTTTAAAGATATTATTAACTCAAAATTTCTAGATGTTTTTGCGGGAACTGGAATAATGTCTGTTGAAGCTCTTAGTAGGGGAGCCGGACTTGCTCACCTTGTCGAATGTAATAAAAAAACTAAAATTGCATTAGTGAAAAATTTTAGTTTTGTTGAAGAACCTTATAGGTTTTTTTTCCAAACAGCAGAAGATTTTTTGGGCAAAAAAGATCTTTTTTATGATTTTATTTATCTTGATCCCCCTTTTAATTATAAAAATAAAGTTAACTTACTTGAGATTATTTTAAAAGGTAAAATTTTAAACGATAAAGTTAATATTATTATGCATTGTCCTTTTAGCGAGGATTTGGATATAAATACATCAAAGCTTTCAGTTTATAATTTGAAAAGATATGGAGGATCAAAACTTATTTTTTTGAGAATACTGTAG
- a CDS encoding membrane protease HflK has translation MFDIKQIFNKTYEYLIIIITLILVSIIIIANIFIVGPSEEAIVLRLGKLNRTLDSGIHVKIPLIEEKFIVPVKIVQEIKFGFIISPNNIRESDNVNDEGMIITGDLNIINIEWLVQYKIRDPYSFKFKVEDPETTIKDIAKSSMNRLIGDNTIFEIINDNRVGVTEGVKSSMNEIIDNYNLGIDVVQVQIRNALPPKGKVYEAFEDVNIAIQDKNKFINEGKKEFNQIVPKIKGEALKVIEEARGYKESRINNALADTEIFNAILDAYTKNPDITKERLYNETMREILENKDNIEIIDKNLKNFLPFKEVK, from the coding sequence ATGTTTGACATAAAACAAATTTTTAATAAAACTTATGAATACTTGATAATTATTATTACTTTAATACTAGTATCAATAATAATTATTGCAAACATATTCATAGTTGGACCATCAGAAGAAGCGATTGTACTTCGTCTTGGCAAACTTAACAGAACTCTTGACTCAGGAATACATGTAAAGATTCCATTAATTGAAGAAAAATTTATTGTGCCAGTCAAAATAGTCCAAGAAATTAAATTTGGATTTATAATATCTCCAAACAACATCAGAGAAAGTGATAATGTTAACGATGAGGGTATGATTATTACTGGCGATTTGAATATCATAAATATCGAATGGCTAGTGCAATACAAAATAAGAGATCCTTATTCATTCAAGTTTAAAGTAGAAGATCCTGAGACAACAATTAAAGACATTGCAAAATCGTCGATGAATAGATTGATTGGAGATAATACCATTTTTGAAATAATCAATGATAACAGAGTAGGAGTAACAGAAGGCGTTAAATCTTCCATGAATGAAATAATTGATAATTACAATTTGGGAATTGATGTAGTGCAAGTACAAATTAGAAATGCCCTACCCCCAAAAGGCAAAGTTTACGAAGCTTTTGAGGATGTAAACATAGCCATTCAAGACAAAAATAAATTCATTAATGAGGGGAAAAAAGAATTTAATCAAATAGTTCCAAAAATTAAAGGTGAAGCATTAAAAGTTATTGAAGAGGCCCGAGGATACAAAGAAAGTAGAATAAACAATGCACTAGCAGACACAGAAATTTTTAATGCCATACTAGATGCTTACACAAAAAATCCTGATATTACAAAAGAAAGACTTTACAATGAAACTATGAGAGAAATACTTGAAAACAAAGATAATATTGAAATAATTGATAAAAACTTAAAAAATTTCCTACCATTTAAAGAGGTAAAATAA